The proteins below come from a single Triticum aestivum cultivar Chinese Spring chromosome 5D, IWGSC CS RefSeq v2.1, whole genome shotgun sequence genomic window:
- the LOC123126287 gene encoding uncharacterized protein: MPVIAPVANNGGPRRSLTWFVGGGAPISAPPWSSGVGEEPMPVVRPLRVVAGHHYLRRLRTWVPRILRPRLGSAYAPTSATTAVQPPWCAGAAASGSGDPGLDGQEGSNSGQNCVAGSMGDEIVSKSKEPAPDTNTTSCEEASSSTAVKPTRLLAVNGGLVPQSSLRPVTERNSHILKQQKINLLHIDAALPEEALRASRSQQIRRRSWRAFVKHAQSISEMVVATSVLESMIKSEFLKNDCWYWSSSQDLHSRRLYHVHQGA, from the exons ATGCCCGTAATTGCACCCGTCGCAAATAATGGTGGCCCTCGTCGCTCTCTAACCTGGTTCGTCGGTGGAGGTGCCCCCATCAGCGCACCACCCTGGAGTAGTGGGGTGGGGGAAGAACCCATGCCCGTCGTGCGGCCTCTCCGAGTTGTCGCGGGCCACCATTATTTGCGACGCCTGCGAACGTGGGTTCCCCGAATCCTGCGTCCACGTCTTGGGTCCGCTTATGCGCCAACCTCCGCCACCACCGCTGTCCAGCCGCCCTGGTGTGCAGGTGCGGCGGCCTCTGGTAGCGGTGACCCAGGACTGGATGGGCAAGAGGGGTCAAATTCTGGTCAAAATTGTGTTGCAGGTAGTATGGGTGATGAAATTGTGTCAAAATCAAAGGAGCCAGCCCCTGATACTAATACTACTTCCTGTGAGGAAGCATCATCTTCTACAGCAGTCAAGCCAACAAGATTGCTAGCTGTTAACGGTGGCTTGGTTCCGCAGTCATCACTGAGGCCTGTTACAGAAAGAAACTCTCATATCCTGAAGCAGCAAAAGATCAATTTGCTTCATATAGATGCAGCGTTGCCTGAGGAAGCTTTGAGAGCCTCAAGGTCTCAACAAATTAGAAGGCGTTCATGGCGTGCTTTTGTCAAGCATGCACAATCAATATCCGAG ATGGTAGTGGCGACCAGTGTGTTGGAGAGTATGATAAAATCTGAGTTCCTGAAGAATGATTGTTGGTACTGGTCCTCCTCTCAGGATCTACACTCTCGACGACTGTATCATGTACACCAAGGAGCCTAA